The genomic stretch CGGTACTTCGGGCTCGTCGGCCCGACGGTGGAGATGGCGCGCTCGCTCGGACTCGGGCCGGAGTTCGGGTCCGTTCTCATCGAACTCGGCACGGTTCTCGTGTTGTTGCTGGTCGTTCTCGCCGTGGGGATCGTCGCGAACCACACCTCCTCCGATCGCGAGTTCTCGAAGCTCTTTCACACCGCGATGGAGGCGATTCCGGGGGTCGGCTCGGTCTACACCAGCTTCCGTCGGATGAGCGACGTCCTGATCGAAAGCGACACCTCGAGCTTTCAGGAGGTCAAACTCATCCAGTTCCCCAACGAGGGAACCTACTCCTTCGCGTTCGTGACCGCCGAGCCGCCCGATACGCTCGACGACGCCGCCGAGCACGACGACCTCCGGACGCTGTTCATGCCGCTCGCGCCGAACCCCGTGATGGGGGGGTTTCTGATCCACGTTCCGGCGGATCGGGTCTACGACGTGGATCTCACCGTCGAGGAGGCCGTCAGCGCCATCGTCACCAGCGGGGTGGCGATCGGCGACACCGACGACGCCACGAGCCTCTCGGCCGACGAGCTCGCCGCACTCGGACGGTACGGCGGTGCCGAGGGGGCCGGCGATGCCGACGCTGCCGGCGACGGGGCGGCCGGACCGGACGGCGTGAAGGCGACCAACACCGAGGAGGCGATCGTGGGAGCGACGGACGGCACCGAGCCGGAGGGTGGCGACGCCGACGACCGCACCTCGTCGGCGGACGAGTCGTGAGCTTCGAACTCCGCGAGCACACCGCCGACGTCGCGGTCGCCGCCGACGGTGCCAGCCTCGACGCGGCCTTCGCCGCGGTCGCCGACGGGCTGGCGGCGGCGATGTGCGAGGCGATCCCGCGGGACGGCGGCGAGCACTTCGAGGTGACTGCGGCGGCGGAAAACCGTGAGGCGCTGCTCTACGAGTATCTCGCCGAGCTCATCTACCAGCGCGACGTGCGGAGCGTCCTCCCGGTCGACAACCAGACGACGATCCGACACGACGACGGGGCGCAGGGGGAGGACGCCTGGCAGCTCAACGCGAGCGCGCGCGGCGTCCCGCTCGAAACGATCGACGCACGGGAGGTGAAGGCCGTGACGTACTCCGAGATGGCGATCGAGCGGACCGCCGACGGCTGGCGGGCCTACGTCGTCTTCGACGTCTAATGGGGGAGACGAAACCTATTCCGGGGGCGATGGAGTAGGTCGCGTATGGACACCTACGACGCCGACGGGATCACGCTCGAACGCGTGGAAGAACACGTCTGGGAGATCCCCCAGGAGGGCGAGATGAACGCGCCCGCACGGGTGCTCGCGAGCGAGGCGCTGCTGGACGAGATTTCGGACGACATGACGCTCGAACAGCTGAAGAACTCGACGCACCTGCCCGGCGTGGAGAAGTACGCGATCTGTATGCCCGACGGTCATCAGGGCTACGGATTTCCTGTGGGTGGGGTCGCGGGC from Halococcus agarilyticus encodes the following:
- a CDS encoding DUF502 domain-containing protein, which produces MSDVDARGTAPPGANAGVRETLREWVITGAALTIPFLITVMVLAFVLNFVSDLLTPVVDVARYFGLVGPTVEMARSLGLGPEFGSVLIELGTVLVLLLVVLAVGIVANHTSSDREFSKLFHTAMEAIPGVGSVYTSFRRMSDVLIESDTSSFQEVKLIQFPNEGTYSFAFVTAEPPDTLDDAAEHDDLRTLFMPLAPNPVMGGFLIHVPADRVYDVDLTVEEAVSAIVTSGVAIGDTDDATSLSADELAALGRYGGAEGAGDADAAGDGAAGPDGVKATNTEEAIVGATDGTEPEGGDADDRTSSADES
- a CDS encoding archease, coding for MSFELREHTADVAVAADGASLDAAFAAVADGLAAAMCEAIPRDGGEHFEVTAAAENREALLYEYLAELIYQRDVRSVLPVDNQTTIRHDDGAQGEDAWQLNASARGVPLETIDAREVKAVTYSEMAIERTADGWRAYVVFDV